In Manis pentadactyla isolate mManPen7 chromosome 11, mManPen7.hap1, whole genome shotgun sequence, one DNA window encodes the following:
- the EID1 gene encoding EP300-interacting inhibitor of differentiation 1, giving the protein MSEMNVLSELYEESNDLQMDVMPGESDLPQMEVGSGGREPSPSLSRGRAPPQLEEEGPMEEEAAQPMAEPEGDRGLANRASPGEQPGQIAGHDFESEDEGEEFDDWEDDYDYPEEEQLSGAGYRVSAALEEANKMFLRTSRAREAALDGGFQMHYEKTPFDQLAFIEELFSLMVVNRLTEELGCDEIIDRE; this is encoded by the coding sequence ATGTCGGAGATGAACGTGCTGTCCGAGCTGTACGAAGAGAGCAATGACCTGCAGATGGACGTGATGCCTGGCGAGAGTGACCTTCCGCAGATGGAGGTAGGCAGCGGGGGCCGGGAGCCATCCCCGAGCCTCTCCCGCGGCAGGGCCCCGCCACAGCTCgaggaggaagggccgatggagGAGGAGGCGGCCCAGCCAATGGCGGAGCCGGAGGGCGATCGAGGCCTTGCCAACCGGGCCAGCCCCGGGGAGCAGCCAGGCCAGATCGCGGGCCATGACTTCGAGAGCGAGGACGAGGGCGAGGAATTTGACGACTGGGAGGACGACTACGACTATCCTGAAGAGGAGCAGCTGAGCGGGGCGGGCTACAGAGTGTCGGCGGCCCTGGAAGAAGCCAACAAGATGTTTCTGAGAACATCCAGAGCAAGAGAGGCAGCCCTGGATGGGGGGTTTCAGATGCATTATGAGAAGACCCCGTTTGATCAGTTGGCCTTTATCGAAGAGCTTTTTTCACTTATGGTTGTCAATCGTCTGACCGAAGAACTCGGCTGTGATGAGATCATTGACAGAGAGTAG